The Congregibacter litoralis KT71 genome contains a region encoding:
- a CDS encoding LacI family DNA-binding transcriptional regulator has protein sequence MAKLAGVSKKSVSRVLNNESGVSDKTRKHIQKIIRDVGYEPDRRARALANARSLLLGVAYNNRNPNYVLQILKGAQMAANGRGYEIVMHSVGSDLDAADELIRFMRRSGCDGLILTPPLSESATLIAALAEQNWPSVRIAGDNADFPVPQIRYNDRTAALTLTNQLAKLGHTRIAFIGGPANAGPTMRRLAGVRDALSLNGLAIDDEMIRYGGFTFESGQEAGNDLLTLTNKATAIICANDEMAAGVFHSAAKLGIRIPEELSVTGFDDSPVASQLWPPLTSVRQPVQDMTSLAVAMLTGDITRKAGAVQQFDAEIVERSSVSIPGNK, from the coding sequence ATTGCCAAACTCGCTGGCGTATCCAAGAAGTCCGTGTCACGGGTACTGAACAACGAAAGCGGTGTATCTGATAAGACCCGTAAACACATTCAGAAAATCATACGGGACGTGGGCTATGAGCCCGATCGCAGAGCCCGAGCCCTGGCCAATGCAAGATCGCTTTTATTGGGTGTCGCCTACAACAACCGTAACCCGAACTACGTCTTGCAAATATTGAAGGGCGCTCAAATGGCCGCCAACGGCCGAGGCTACGAAATCGTCATGCATAGCGTGGGCAGCGATCTCGATGCTGCAGATGAACTCATTCGCTTCATGCGGCGCTCTGGCTGCGACGGGCTCATCCTGACCCCGCCACTGTCCGAGTCAGCAACACTAATCGCGGCACTGGCCGAGCAAAACTGGCCCAGCGTGCGTATCGCCGGCGATAACGCCGACTTCCCTGTACCGCAAATTCGGTACAACGACCGTACAGCAGCGCTCACCCTTACCAACCAGCTGGCCAAGCTAGGGCATACACGCATTGCGTTTATCGGCGGGCCTGCCAACGCAGGACCTACAATGCGCCGACTCGCTGGCGTTCGCGACGCGCTGTCACTCAACGGACTTGCCATTGATGACGAGATGATTCGCTACGGCGGGTTCACCTTTGAATCGGGTCAAGAAGCGGGCAACGACCTACTAACACTCACTAATAAAGCGACAGCGATCATTTGTGCCAATGACGAAATGGCCGCCGGCGTTTTCCATAGCGCCGCCAAATTAGGCATTCGTATACCCGAAGAGCTCTCAGTGACGGGCTTTGACGATTCTCCCGTCGCTTCTCAACTGTGGCCCCCACTCACGTCGGTCCGCCAGCCCGTGCAAGACATGACTTCCCTGGCAGTCGCCATGCTAACGGGAGACATCACGCGCAAAGCGGGGGCTGTGCAGCAGTTCGATGCAGAAATCGTAGAGCGCAGCTCGGTATCAATCCCGGGTAACAAATAG
- a CDS encoding TRAP transporter substrate-binding protein has protein sequence MKPLLSVARLGLPLLILVIMTGCLPQERMVVLRLAHSLDTAHPVHRAMEVMDRRLQELSGDTMRIDIYPAGQLGNERELIELLQIGSLAMTKVSASPLEGFVPEMKVFNLPYIFRDTRHYHAALDSDVGRELLAAPTSVRLRGLGYYDAGARSFYTVDQPVHTPADLEGLKIRVQESPTALEMVASLSGAPTPIAWGELYTALQQGVVDGAENNLPSFYLSGHYEICKYFTLDEHTSVPDILLIGTPAWNALSQQQQKWLQRAVDDSVVYQRKLWSSESERALQAVVDAGVEIIRPDKSAFNNRVVGLRAAHDGTPLGDLLARIAALKTNETAVTPL, from the coding sequence ATGAAGCCTTTGCTAAGCGTTGCGCGGCTTGGACTACCGTTACTGATCTTGGTGATCATGACCGGATGTCTGCCGCAGGAGCGGATGGTGGTGCTGCGCCTCGCCCATTCACTGGACACCGCGCACCCGGTGCACCGCGCCATGGAGGTTATGGATCGCCGCCTCCAGGAGCTTAGCGGTGACACCATGCGTATTGATATCTATCCCGCCGGGCAGTTGGGCAATGAGCGCGAACTGATCGAGCTGCTCCAAATTGGCAGTCTCGCGATGACCAAGGTTTCTGCCAGCCCACTCGAGGGATTCGTTCCCGAGATGAAGGTGTTCAACCTGCCTTACATATTTCGCGACACCCGTCACTACCACGCTGCCCTCGATAGTGACGTTGGTCGGGAGTTGCTTGCTGCTCCCACTTCGGTGCGTTTGCGCGGTCTGGGCTATTACGACGCTGGCGCGCGCTCCTTTTACACCGTAGATCAACCCGTGCACACGCCGGCAGATCTCGAGGGTCTTAAGATTAGGGTCCAGGAGAGTCCGACGGCTCTGGAGATGGTCGCGTCGCTGAGCGGGGCGCCAACGCCGATAGCCTGGGGCGAGTTGTATACTGCATTGCAACAAGGGGTTGTTGATGGTGCCGAGAATAATCTTCCTAGCTTTTATCTGTCAGGCCATTACGAAATCTGTAAGTACTTCACCCTTGATGAACACACCTCGGTACCCGATATCCTGTTGATTGGCACTCCAGCATGGAATGCGCTGAGCCAGCAGCAGCAAAAGTGGTTGCAGCGGGCGGTCGATGACTCTGTGGTTTACCAGCGCAAGCTATGGTCATCAGAGAGTGAGCGGGCCCTGCAGGCTGTTGTCGACGCCGGGGTCGAGATCATTCGACCCGATAAATCAGCCTTCAATAATCGGGTCGTGGGCCTGCGAGCTGCCCATGATGGCACGCCCTTGGGTGACTTGTTGGCGCGCATTGCCGCCTTAAAAACCAATGAAACGGCGGTAACGCCACTATGA
- the uxaC gene encoding glucuronate isomerase: MSKSPILQINPDRLFPVEPSVRRLCGELYEQVRAAPIISPHGHTDPAWFACDTPFDNALSLLVTPDHYLLRMLYSRGVALEDLGVPDRQGSVVVSPREGWRNFARRYYLFTGTPSKVWLDTTFAEVFGLTVQLDEHSADLYFDHINECLSQEAFRPRQLLDRFNVAFIATTEHALDPLLHHQALVEQGLSTRVTTTFRPDDVLDPDFDGFAENVERLGEVTGETVASYSGYLNALRARRAAFRAVGATATDHGPVSPFTACLADDEAGRLYGRCLSGAASGDERKLFRGHMLIEMARMSLDDGMVMQLHPGSSRNHNSALFNRFGPDKGADIPRRVDYCEALKPLLNAVGNEPDLELIVFTLDESNYARELAPLAGHYPALRLGPPWWFNDSPEGMLRFRHSVTETAGFYNTAGFNDDTRALLSIPARHDMARRMDARFLAQLVTEGRLSEAEALRLITTLTTDLVVEAYRLGDRVERFTAA; the protein is encoded by the coding sequence TTGAGCAAGTCGCCAATATTGCAAATCAACCCGGACCGGCTGTTCCCTGTTGAGCCCTCTGTTCGTCGTTTGTGCGGGGAACTCTATGAGCAAGTGCGCGCAGCACCCATAATTTCCCCTCACGGCCATACCGATCCTGCCTGGTTTGCATGCGATACGCCGTTCGACAACGCGCTGTCATTGCTGGTTACCCCCGACCACTATTTGTTGCGCATGCTCTATAGCCGAGGTGTTGCACTGGAGGATTTGGGCGTGCCCGACCGTCAGGGCAGCGTGGTGGTCAGTCCGCGAGAAGGGTGGCGTAATTTTGCCCGACGCTACTATCTATTTACCGGCACCCCATCGAAGGTATGGCTGGATACCACCTTTGCTGAGGTGTTTGGCTTAACAGTGCAACTGGATGAGCACTCGGCCGATCTTTACTTTGACCACATCAATGAGTGCCTCAGTCAGGAGGCTTTTCGACCGCGGCAATTGCTGGATCGCTTTAATGTGGCATTCATTGCGACCACCGAGCACGCGCTCGATCCACTGTTGCATCACCAGGCTTTGGTCGAGCAGGGGCTTTCGACGCGGGTGACGACGACGTTCCGTCCCGATGATGTCCTCGATCCGGATTTTGACGGTTTTGCTGAGAACGTCGAACGATTGGGTGAGGTCACCGGTGAAACGGTGGCGAGCTATTCTGGCTACCTCAACGCCCTGCGCGCGCGACGAGCGGCTTTCCGTGCCGTCGGTGCAACCGCAACGGATCACGGTCCCGTCAGCCCGTTCACGGCCTGCCTGGCAGATGACGAGGCTGGGCGCCTCTACGGGCGTTGCCTTAGTGGAGCAGCCAGTGGGGACGAACGGAAGCTATTTCGTGGGCATATGCTGATCGAGATGGCGCGAATGAGCTTAGACGATGGCATGGTGATGCAGCTGCACCCGGGCTCTTCACGTAATCACAACTCAGCGCTATTTAACCGTTTTGGCCCCGATAAGGGCGCTGATATCCCCAGGCGTGTTGACTATTGCGAGGCCTTAAAGCCGTTGCTCAACGCCGTGGGAAATGAGCCTGATCTAGAACTCATTGTATTTACCCTCGACGAATCTAATTATGCCCGGGAGTTGGCGCCCTTGGCCGGTCATTATCCTGCGCTGCGACTTGGGCCGCCGTGGTGGTTTAACGACAGTCCTGAGGGAATGTTGCGCTTCAGACACTCCGTAACCGAGACGGCCGGTTTTTATAACACCGCAGGTTTCAATGACGATACTCGGGCACTATTGTCTATCCCGGCACGTCACGACATGGCTAGGCGCATGGATGCGCGGTTTCTTGCGCAACTGGTGACCGAGGGGCGTTTGTCCGAGGCAGAAGCGCTCAGGCTTATCACGACACTGACGACTGATCTGGTTGTTGAAGCCTATCGTTTGGGTGATCGCGTCGAACGCTTCACAGCGGCCTGA
- a CDS encoding glycoside hydrolase family 2 protein: MAAEEKETAEESTPFDAPAIEMPAPAPAVLGFVDARRSQSLNGKWNFIVDPMGVGQPGGFFGGWATDRVPVDEWQVLEYNYAGSRKISVPGDFNTQFEDLLFYRDGVWYQRWFDVEPKPGKRYHLWFGGSNYTTSVYLNGTPMAKQVGGYVPYSIDVTDALKSGGNDLVISVNNRLEKHSVPTPRTDWWPYGGLIRDVMLIETPSAHLVNAKVELADLSGRVEGVVATQGLRAGDTVTVSIAELDFSTEVTVGSDGQGQWTAMLKPELWSPENPKLYDVEFATADEQLSDRIGFRLIEARGTEIFLNGKRIRFKGISTHEEPIGRDGAAYSKADFEALFGEAKALGANFVRAAHYPYARHAAQVADELGLMLWEEVPIYWNIAWENPETLEIAKDQITRLVTRDWNRASVVIWSVANETPYSEPRMAFLEALINEVRSLDDTRLVSAALLGDVSRELKDAALYLAAYGAASDEVSKHERDIFKAMLDKAGDHAPAVGSGFELVIDDPLGELLDVVSYNEYFGWYYARFIAPQLGVSEKTVRKLMFKFMEHVVLSAAFDKPMHISEFGAGAKSGKRGEGPWTEEYQAEVYRAQSRMIMNSPQIQGMTPWILKDFRAMLRTLPGIQDYRNRKGLIDENGQRKQAFYVLRDFYEGSWANVE, encoded by the coding sequence ATGGCGGCGGAAGAAAAAGAGACCGCAGAAGAAAGTACGCCATTCGACGCCCCCGCCATTGAGATGCCAGCGCCCGCGCCTGCCGTTTTAGGTTTTGTTGACGCACGGCGCAGCCAGTCGCTCAACGGTAAGTGGAATTTTATCGTTGACCCCATGGGCGTGGGGCAACCCGGCGGGTTCTTCGGTGGATGGGCTACGGACCGGGTGCCCGTCGATGAGTGGCAGGTGCTGGAGTACAACTACGCCGGTTCTCGCAAAATCAGTGTGCCAGGTGACTTCAATACTCAGTTTGAAGATTTACTTTTTTATCGCGATGGCGTTTGGTACCAGCGTTGGTTTGACGTCGAACCCAAGCCGGGCAAGCGATACCATTTGTGGTTTGGGGGGAGCAACTACACTACGTCTGTCTATTTGAACGGCACCCCTATGGCCAAACAGGTGGGCGGCTATGTGCCGTATTCCATTGATGTTACCGATGCTTTGAAGAGCGGTGGCAACGACTTGGTCATTAGTGTCAATAATCGACTTGAAAAGCATTCAGTCCCCACCCCCCGCACCGACTGGTGGCCCTATGGCGGTTTGATCCGCGACGTGATGCTTATAGAGACCCCAAGCGCCCATTTGGTGAATGCAAAGGTCGAGCTTGCAGATTTGTCGGGCCGGGTAGAGGGGGTTGTAGCTACGCAAGGTCTGCGGGCGGGTGACACCGTCACGGTGAGCATTGCAGAGTTAGATTTCTCTACTGAGGTGACCGTCGGAAGTGACGGGCAAGGCCAGTGGACCGCCATGCTGAAGCCTGAGCTATGGAGCCCCGAGAATCCCAAGCTATACGATGTGGAGTTTGCGACCGCCGATGAGCAACTTAGCGATCGCATCGGTTTTCGTCTGATTGAAGCTCGCGGCACCGAAATTTTCCTGAACGGCAAGCGCATCCGCTTCAAGGGCATTTCAACGCACGAAGAGCCGATTGGGCGCGACGGTGCAGCGTATTCGAAGGCGGACTTTGAGGCACTTTTCGGTGAGGCTAAGGCGCTCGGAGCCAATTTTGTTCGTGCGGCACATTACCCCTATGCCCGCCATGCGGCTCAGGTGGCTGACGAGTTAGGTCTAATGCTGTGGGAAGAGGTACCCATTTATTGGAACATCGCCTGGGAAAACCCAGAGACGCTAGAAATCGCCAAGGATCAAATCACTCGTCTGGTAACACGGGACTGGAACCGCGCTAGTGTCGTCATCTGGTCCGTCGCAAATGAGACCCCGTATTCAGAGCCGCGCATGGCGTTTCTGGAGGCATTGATTAACGAGGTGCGCTCTCTTGACGATACACGACTTGTTAGTGCTGCCCTGTTAGGAGATGTCAGCCGTGAACTGAAGGATGCGGCGCTATATCTCGCTGCATACGGCGCCGCCAGCGACGAGGTGTCAAAGCACGAGCGTGACATTTTTAAAGCCATGCTTGATAAAGCCGGCGATCATGCTCCGGCAGTAGGTTCCGGCTTCGAACTGGTAATCGATGATCCCCTCGGCGAACTGCTGGATGTAGTTAGCTACAACGAGTATTTCGGATGGTATTACGCCAGATTCATTGCGCCGCAGCTGGGTGTGAGCGAGAAGACCGTGCGCAAGCTTATGTTCAAGTTCATGGAGCACGTGGTGTTGAGCGCGGCCTTTGATAAGCCGATGCATATTTCTGAGTTTGGTGCTGGCGCCAAGTCGGGCAAACGGGGCGAGGGTCCCTGGACCGAGGAATATCAGGCTGAGGTTTATCGCGCCCAGTCACGGATGATCATGAACAGTCCTCAGATACAGGGCATGACGCCGTGGATACTCAAGGACTTCAGGGCCATGCTTCGCACTCTGCCGGGTATTCAGGACTACCGTAATCGTAAAGGACTCATCGACGAAAATGGTCAACGCAAGCAGGCCTTCTATGTGCTGCGTGACTTCTACGAAGGCTCTTGGGCGAACGTCGAGTAA
- a CDS encoding glycoside hydrolase family 2 protein, with translation MPVDEWQVLEYNYAGSRKISVPGDFNTQFEDLLFYRDGVWYQRWFDVEPKPGKRYHLWFGGSNYTTSVYLNGTPMAKQVGGYVPYSIDVTDALKSGGNDLVISVNNRLEKHSVPTPRTDWWPYGGLIRDVMLIETPSAHLVNAKVELADLSGRVEGVVATQGLRAGDTVTVSIAELDFSTEVTVGSDGQGQWTAMLKPELWSPENPKLYDVEFATADEQLSDRIGFRLIEARGTEIFLNGKRIRFKGISTHEEPIGRDGAAYSKADFEALFGEAKALGANFVRAAHYPYARHAAQVADELGLMLWEEVPIYWNIAWENPETLEIAKDQITRLVTRDWNRASVVIWSVANETPYSEPRMAFLEALINEVRSLDDTRLVSAALLGDVSRELKDAALYLAAYGAASDEVSKHERDIFKAMLDKAGDHAPAVGSGFELVIDDPLGELLDVVSYNEYFGWYYARFIAPQLGVSEKTVRKLMFKFMEHVVLSAAFDKPMHISEFGAGAKSGKRGEGPWTEEYQAEVYRAQSRMIMNSPQIQGMTPWILKDFRAMLRTLPGIQDYRNRKGLIDENGQRKQAFYVLRDFYEGSWANVE, from the coding sequence GTGCCCGTCGATGAGTGGCAGGTGCTGGAGTACAACTACGCCGGTTCTCGCAAAATCAGTGTGCCAGGTGACTTCAATACTCAGTTTGAAGATTTACTTTTTTATCGCGATGGCGTTTGGTACCAGCGTTGGTTTGACGTCGAACCCAAGCCGGGCAAGCGATACCATTTGTGGTTTGGGGGGAGCAACTACACTACGTCTGTCTATTTGAACGGCACCCCTATGGCCAAACAGGTGGGCGGCTATGTGCCGTATTCCATTGATGTTACCGATGCTTTGAAGAGCGGTGGCAACGACTTGGTCATTAGTGTCAATAATCGACTTGAAAAGCATTCAGTCCCCACCCCCCGCACCGACTGGTGGCCCTATGGCGGTTTGATCCGCGACGTGATGCTTATAGAGACCCCAAGCGCCCATTTGGTGAATGCAAAGGTCGAGCTTGCAGATTTGTCGGGCCGGGTAGAGGGGGTTGTAGCTACGCAAGGTCTGCGGGCGGGTGACACCGTCACGGTGAGCATTGCAGAGTTAGATTTCTCTACTGAGGTGACCGTCGGAAGTGACGGGCAAGGCCAGTGGACCGCCATGCTGAAGCCTGAGCTATGGAGCCCCGAGAATCCCAAGCTATACGATGTGGAGTTTGCGACCGCCGATGAGCAACTTAGCGATCGCATCGGTTTTCGTCTGATTGAAGCTCGCGGCACCGAAATTTTCCTGAACGGCAAGCGCATCCGCTTCAAGGGCATTTCAACGCACGAAGAGCCGATTGGGCGCGACGGTGCAGCGTATTCGAAGGCGGACTTTGAGGCACTTTTCGGTGAGGCTAAGGCGCTCGGAGCCAATTTTGTTCGTGCGGCACATTACCCCTATGCCCGCCATGCGGCTCAGGTGGCTGACGAGTTAGGTCTAATGCTGTGGGAAGAGGTACCCATTTATTGGAACATCGCCTGGGAAAACCCAGAGACGCTAGAAATCGCCAAGGATCAAATCACTCGTCTGGTAACACGGGACTGGAACCGCGCTAGTGTCGTCATCTGGTCCGTCGCAAATGAGACCCCGTATTCAGAGCCGCGCATGGCGTTTCTGGAGGCATTGATTAACGAGGTGCGCTCTCTTGACGATACACGACTTGTTAGTGCTGCCCTGTTAGGAGATGTCAGCCGTGAACTGAAGGATGCGGCGCTATATCTCGCTGCATACGGCGCCGCCAGCGACGAGGTGTCAAAGCACGAGCGTGACATTTTTAAAGCCATGCTTGATAAAGCCGGCGATCATGCTCCGGCAGTAGGTTCCGGCTTCGAACTGGTAATCGATGATCCCCTCGGCGAACTGCTGGATGTAGTTAGCTACAACGAGTATTTCGGATGGTATTACGCCAGATTCATTGCGCCGCAGCTGGGTGTGAGCGAGAAGACCGTGCGCAAGCTTATGTTCAAGTTCATGGAGCACGTGGTGTTGAGCGCGGCCTTTGATAAGCCGATGCATATTTCTGAGTTTGGTGCTGGCGCCAAGTCGGGCAAACGGGGCGAGGGTCCCTGGACCGAGGAATATCAGGCTGAGGTTTATCGCGCCCAGTCACGGATGATCATGAACAGTCCTCAGATACAGGGCATGACGCCGTGGATACTCAAGGACTTCAGGGCCATGCTTCGCACTCTGCCGGGTATTCAGGACTACCGTAATCGTAAAGGACTCATCGACGAAAATGGTCAACGCAAGCAGGCCTTCTATGTGCTGCGTGACTTCTACGAAGGCTCTTGGGCGAACGTCGAGTAA
- the uxuA gene encoding mannonate dehydratase: protein MQETWRWFGPQDPITLEQIRQAGATGIVSALNNIATGEVWPAEEIEQRKRVIEEAGLTWSVVESVPLHNDIKTRSGDFERMIGNYCETLKNLGEQGIHVVCYNFMPVVDWTRTNLRYTLPDRSEALRFDIVDFAAYDLYVLRRPGADKDYPADVVKRAEAYYESLDEATTEALERNIIAGLPGGEGSYDRSSILAAIDHFNQFDNDAYRQNLIAFLRDITPAAEAAGIKMVIHPDDPPFSLFGLPRVVSTAEDVRKLRAAVSSPSNGLTLCAGSFGARGDNDLVAIAKEFSEHIHFVHLRNIRRESDGSFYESPHLDGDNDIVGLVSALLDIELNAREDGRVIAMRPDHGHTMSAEQNDPRLQPGYSYAGRMKGLAELRGVIHALTRVKQTALG from the coding sequence ATGCAGGAAACATGGCGTTGGTTTGGTCCTCAGGATCCCATCACCCTTGAACAGATCCGACAGGCGGGTGCGACTGGCATTGTGAGCGCGCTTAACAATATAGCGACGGGAGAGGTGTGGCCGGCTGAGGAGATTGAACAGCGAAAGCGAGTGATTGAGGAGGCTGGGTTGACCTGGTCCGTGGTGGAGTCGGTACCCCTTCATAATGACATCAAAACTCGCTCCGGCGATTTTGAACGCATGATAGGAAACTACTGCGAGACCTTGAAAAACCTGGGAGAGCAGGGCATCCACGTGGTGTGCTACAACTTTATGCCGGTGGTCGACTGGACGCGTACCAATCTCCGTTACACATTGCCCGACCGCAGCGAAGCCCTGCGCTTTGATATTGTAGATTTTGCGGCCTACGACCTATACGTGCTGCGGCGACCCGGTGCCGACAAAGACTATCCCGCTGACGTGGTGAAGCGTGCGGAGGCTTATTATGAGTCACTGGACGAAGCCACAACTGAAGCGCTTGAACGAAACATCATTGCAGGCCTACCCGGTGGCGAGGGTAGCTACGATCGATCCAGCATTCTTGCCGCCATTGACCACTTCAATCAGTTTGATAACGACGCTTACCGACAGAATCTGATTGCTTTCCTTCGCGATATCACGCCCGCTGCTGAAGCGGCAGGCATCAAAATGGTCATTCACCCCGACGACCCCCCGTTTTCACTGTTTGGTTTACCGCGAGTGGTATCAACAGCGGAGGATGTTCGGAAATTGCGCGCAGCGGTGTCCAGCCCCAGTAACGGATTGACTCTGTGTGCCGGTTCATTCGGTGCACGTGGCGACAACGATTTGGTCGCTATCGCGAAGGAGTTTAGTGAGCACATTCACTTTGTACACCTGCGCAATATACGCCGTGAGTCTGATGGTTCATTCTACGAGTCCCCTCACCTGGATGGTGATAACGACATCGTGGGATTGGTGTCCGCTCTGCTGGATATTGAATTGAATGCTCGCGAAGACGGTCGCGTTATTGCTATGCGCCCAGACCATGGTCACACCATGAGTGCAGAGCAAAATGACCCGCGCTTGCAACCCGGCTATTCCTATGCGGGCCGAATGAAGGGGCTTGCCGAATTGCGAGGAGTTATCCACGCGTTGACACGGGTCAAGCAGACGGCGTTGGGATGA